The following nucleotide sequence is from Citrus sinensis cultivar Valencia sweet orange chromosome 6, DVS_A1.0, whole genome shotgun sequence.
GGGAGGAATGATACCACACTAAAGGTAATTTTGCCATAGCAAAAGGGTGGCTTCTAAGTTCCGCATACATATTTACAAACCCACAAAAGACCATTAAACTAAACTATAActtgtgaataaaaaatacgATTAATACCATTATATTGAGAGAGTTGAGTCTAAGTGTTGAAGAGCCGGAGTTGGCTCTTATTTCTAATTATACCTCGTCCTCCTGCAACAGGTCATTGATCCTCAGCTGCTCAGCATCCAACTCCGGCTCTTCAACACTTAAAACTCAACTCTCTCAATATACTCACCACATCATTACTTTTATCTCCTTTCACTTCCTCGCTAATTTTCAAAGCAGCAGCTTCACCACTAAAGGAACTCACTTtgtttttgaagaaattctctTCATTACTCGCGGAGCCCATAGCTGGTGCCTGTAGTCACTTGTCTGCGTAGTGTGGATGTTGTGACAGTAGTAGGCAGCAGGCAGTCATAACGGGGCATCAATTGAACCTATTTATCGGTTCgtttctattaaataaaacttggGAATTTTGGATCCTTCTCAACAACGGGTCGGATCCAGAAAGCCATGGGCCCAAAAGGAAGCTGGATTTATACTTGGCTTGAGCAACAAGCAACACTTTGTTTTTACGCTTACCTCATCAAGATTAGACACAGCATCAATACTAgggtttcttttaaaaaaaataataataacattatatGACAAATTTTCTCTGGCCTATTAATAACATTATCATTCTTTAGGCTTGTTAGTGACAGTAACAAAGTTTCTGAGTTTGGTGCCGTCATAAAACACAGTTGATAGAAGACAACTGCAACCCAATCTAAAAGATATTCCTACTCGACTACAATTAAGCAATGCATTGTGTTGTGCTCTTCacttaatcaataaaaaaccCCATTTACCAGATAATACTTTTGCCCACTAAGAATTAAAGTACTTTTTGTACATAACCTAAAGTTTGTCATGAGGAGCTTTTTCGGTATACCAGAAATTTTAGCAGAGTCTACGTgccaaaaacaagaaagatACAAGTCTACTACATTTGATCAAACACCTGTTTGCGCTACTGCAAGAAAGTAGAAACAGATTATGCAACTTACATCAACTACATTTACGAGAAACATGAGTGATGTTTAAGAAGCTTGGTCCAAAAAAGGAAATCTCCACGATAACTACTACGTAGGTAGCAAGATTGCGAGAACATTAAGGTTTCACAATAGATCATGTATCTCTACGGTACCAGGCTATCCTCCTGTTTGTGATCTACCATGTCCCTGAATCTTACTACAGtcactttaaaaatttttaggagCCATGCCCTGCAATAAACTACCGGTCTGAGCTAAAACAGGGCGCTCTCTCTTTAAGTGTCCAACATGTCTGCAATGGTAACAACATTGAGGGTGTCTGCACATACCATTATATCTACCACAAGACGTCTGACTTCTAATACTACTTCCAACTGACTAAGGTACCGAACTCTGACTATAACTTTGTCTCTGTCCACCCCATGACCCTGGAAATTGACTATATTGCTGACAACTCGAGTACTCAGCAAAATCTAACAGTGTCCTGGGCACCCTGCTCCTAGGGCATCCAATTGACCTATTCGGACTTCGTTTATGCCTCGGCGGCTCAGTTGTGTGGGTCTATACCAAGCTTCTTTCAACTCTCATGGCAGCCTCAACTAATTTACCAAAGTCTGTAAATCCCAATCCAATCACTACTGTCCTGATGCTACATTGAAGGCCCTCTTCAAATCTTTTACACTTTTCCCTCTTGTCAGGCATTACCGAATGGGCAAACCTTAACGactctataaatttttttcatattcctGACAATCATGGATCCCTGTTCAAGCAGTAGAAACTCACTCCTTATATCATCCTGATACACGGTGCagaagaaataattattgaaCTCTGCGCGAAAATTACTCCATATAATTGTTCCATGCCCTGAGTACTAGGCCTCCAATGACTTCCTCATCAGAACACCACATGACTCAGTGCTTACCAGATTTGTAGTGCCCTCAAAATTTGTAGCCcccaaataaataataacacatTCAATCGTGTTCCCATTCCCTTAGTGCCCTTGTGTCTGCTTCTGAACAATAGCAGCAACGAGCTGAGCAAGTTTATCTGTAGACTGCTCTACGCTAGATTTGACTTCCTTCCTCTGTCCTACACAAGGGTCTGGTGTCTGAAGTATAGTTCCTCATACTCAGCTACATTTTCTCCAATAGGCTTTCCGGTTTCCTCACATGCCGATGGTAGTTTTGCTATTGGGTTTGTGGGAGGGTGACCAGGTTGACGCATGATGATGCCTACAAAACACAATCATGTCAGTTATATAGGTTAGCATTTAGCATTCTGCTATTTCCTGTTTCCATGTGTTCCTAATCATTACTAAGCGTAATTCATAAAATGAACAGAAAACATTCTCATGCCCCCTCTACAATCCAGCAACAAGACTTAAATTGGGAAAATGTACACAATAAGTTGGGAATAACAATAATTCATAATGTCAAATGCTAAACATAATGGGTTGTTATTCAGATATGAAATCTTAAACTGTCATAACATCATTTCTCAACTTATCACAGTGAAGCAAACATAATAGAAATATCATACTGAAAACTACACAAAACTAGCACCCAGACTTAGGTGGAAATATCCATGAAGAAACCGAGTTAAAAAGTCATTGCCACTACACGCACGCATGATGATGCCTACAAAACACAATCATGTCAGTTATATAGGTTAGCATTTAGCATTCTGCTATTTCCTGTTTCCATGTGTTCCTAATCATTACTAAGCGTAATTCATAAAATGAACAGAAAACATTCTCATGCCCCCTCTACAATCCAGCAACAAGACTTAAATTGGGAAAATGTACACAATAAGTTGGGAATAACAATAATTCATAATGTCAAATGCTAAACATAATGGGTTGTTATTCAGATATGAAATCTTAAACTGTCATAACATCATTTCTCAACTTATCACAGTGAAGCAAACATAATAGAAATATCATACTGAAAACTACACAAAACTAGCACCCAGACTTAGGTGGAAATATCCATGAAGAAACCGAGTTAAAAAGTCATTGCCACTACACGCACGCATGATGATGCCTACAAAACACAATCATGTCAGTTATATAGGTTAGCATTTAGCATTCTGCTATTTCCTGTTTCCATGTGTTCCTAATCATTACTAAGCGTAATTCATAAAATGAACAGAAAACATTCTCATGCCCCCTCTACAATCCAGCAACAAGACTTAAATTGGGAAAATGTACACAATAAGTTGGGAATAACAATAATTCATAATGTCAAATGCTAAACATAATGGGTTGTTATTCAGATATGAAATCTTAAACTGTCATAACATCATTTCTCAACTTATCACAGTGAAGCAAACATAATAGAAATATCATACTGAAAACTACACAAAACTAGCACCCAGACTTAGGTGGAAATATCCATGAAGAAACCGAGTTAAAAAGTCATTGCCACTACACGCACGCATGATGATGCCTACAAAACACAATCATGTCAGTTATATAGGTTAGCATTTAGCATTCTGCTATTTCCTGTTTCCATGTGTTCCTAATCATTACTAAGCGTAATTCATAAAATGAACAGAAAACATTCTCATGCCCCCTCTACAATCCAGCAACAAGACTTAAATTGGGAAAATGTACACAATAAGTTGGGAATAACAATAATTCATAATGTCAAATGCTAAACATAATGGGTTGTTATTCAGATATGAAATCTTAAACTGTCATAACATCATTTCTCAACTTATCACAGTGAAGCAAACATAATAGAAATATCATACTGAAAACTACACAAAACTAGCACCCAGACTTAGGTGGAAATATCCATGAAGAAACCGAGTTAAAAAGTCATTGCCACTACACGCACGCATGATGATGCCTACAAAACACAATCATGTCAGTTATATAGGTTAGCATTTAGCATTCTGCTATTTCCTGTTTCCATGTGTTCCTAATCATTACTAAGCGTAATTCATAAAATGAACAGAAAACATTCTCATGCCCCCTCTACAATCCAGCAACAAGACTTAAATTGGGAAAATGTACACAATAAGTTGGGAATAACAATAATTCATAATGTCAAATGCTAAACATAATGGGTTGTTATTCAGATATGAAATCTTAAACTGTCATAACATCATTTCTCAACTTATCACAGTGAAGCAAACATAATAGAAATATCATACTGAAAACTACACAAAACTAGCACCCAGACTTAGGTGGAAATATCCATGAAGAAACCGAGTTAAAAAGTCATTGCCACTACACGCACGCATGATGATGCCTACAAAACACAATCATGTCAGTTATATAGGTTAGCATTTAGCATTCTGCTATTTCCTGTTTCCATGTGTTCCTAATCATTACTAAGCGTAATTCATAAAATGAACAGAAAACATTCTCATGCCCCCTCTACAATCCAGCAACAAGACTTAAATTGGGAAAATGTACACAATAAGTTGGGAATAACAATAATTCATAATGTCAAATGCTAAACATAATGGGTTGTTATTCAGATATGAAATCTTAAACTGTCATAACATCATTTCTCAACTTATCACAGTGAAGCAAACATAATAGAAATATCATACTGAAAACTACACAAAACTAGCACCCAGACTTAGGTGGAAATATCCATGAAGAAACCGAGTTAAAAAGTCATTGCCACTACACGCACAGCTCAAGACCTACACGTTTTAAGGTGTTAAAAGACACGAAACTATTACATTGTTTTAAACTATTTCTTGCTAGTATCAGTTTGACAGTTTTGTAGCAAAAGCACAAGTTACAAAGAAGCATCGAGGATTGCATTTTGGTTGCACTGGAGAGGAGATTGGCTTTCTTGAGAAATTTGATTCTTTGGATGCAGagacataaataattttcaatcaaaacaGAACCTTCATGAATTGACAGaagatataattttcaaatgaatttttatagaaacaaaagaataagGACCAGCAATTACGAATTGACAGaagatataattttcaaatgaatttttataaaaacaaaagaataaggACCAGCAATTACGAATTGCCGATTAGGTCACAATGTAGCAGCAAAATACCAGCAACATTATCACTTACTTGCTGGTCTAGTTTACATCAGTATAATTCTAAAGGAAAATCACAAAGAAAGTGGCTTTCTGAGTTTTCTGCACCcttaaagaataaagaaaatctACTTAAAGAACGGGAGCATTCCAGTAAATGAGAATTTAAGCCGTGTTCTTCATTGGGCCACCCGCTGATCTATCACCAGATAAGAGACTTTTGGCCGGTGGAAGCAGTGAAACGGATCCTCTCTGAGTTCTTGAGTACTTCTTGTGAACGACCTGGAGTCTACTCTCTGATGCCTTCGAGTGAAAGTACACCAGAAGTCTGGCGCAATCCCTGtatcaaaaacaaataaaagacatGGGTCAAAATAACATCATCAAACACCTATTTGCACATGTACTAGAACTATATGGATAACTTACATCAACTGTGTTTCCGAGAAACCGGTGTGAAACCTTAGAGTATCAGTCCAAGCAGGGCTCCTGTTCAGCGTGCATCGAGCAGCATAGACTGCTGAGGCAGCAACCATTGATGGGGAGAACATTAATGTGTCATAATGCATCATGCCCAACTCAGCAAGAAAATACACCGTGTTCTCCATGTCCTGATCAGGAATAGATGCTTTGATGAACCGAACGAGGAACACGTAATATGTAGGAACAGTCAAGGTCCATTCCAACTTTCCCAGAATAGTTTTCTCCATGGCCAGTACTTCTGGATGACTGTAAGCATTATCTGCAATGCGGACTAAATCATTGACCTCAGGTGCCCAGATTTCTTCATACTTGGAAGCTATAAGCATGGCTCCCATGCCCACCAATTGTAATTCTCTTCTAGACACGACCTTCACTGAAAGGAACCGATCAATTATATTGATGGTGAGATAAAGGGTCTCTTGAGAAAGCTCAAACTCCTGATGCACATCAATCAACCAATCCACCAATATAGCTCTCATCCTCTCACTAATCTCGGTCTGTGTATGGATGTAGCTGCATGGCCGGCTCTCATTCTGCATCACCAACTCAACAAAATGTCAATATTTATACTCCAttgttacataaaatataaagaagaaaccgaaaatcaaaattataccTCAACTAGCTTGTAGAACTTGTAAATGTCTTCTACATATTCAATACCAGCCAAATCATTGTTAGCATCTTTAGCATCAATATCAACAATCTGTTCTTTTGGTTTCTGAGCCAGACCACAAGCAGCTTTGCTTCTAGCAGTAAGAACTGAAGTAAGTGTCTGTGATTTCTTCTTGGCTGATACTTCtccctctttctttttcttgttcgCAGCAACCTTCTCCTTCTCTGTATCAGGACTTAGCTCAATCACTTCCTGAGGCTGAGGCTGCTGAGCCTGAGCCTGAGGCCGAGGCTGAGGCTGAGGCTGAGCCTGAGCCTGAGCCTTTGGTTTAACGGTTACTTTCTTCTGAACTGGCTTTGCTGGCACAGCTTTTTTACCTACTCCAATCCCATCAAGAAGAACAGTTGATTTGTTCATATTAACACAAGCCTGTTTCTGCATTTCAAAAGATACCCAGAAGTCAAAATCAgaaccttttattttttaaaaaaaaatattattaacatttaaatcttaaaaaaggGGTTTAAAAATTGAACCTTGTTGTTCTCAGCAGCTGCTTGTGCATTCGCAAGTAATTGAGCGCAGAAACTCCTGGTGATGGGGCGAGAGATCTGAGGCTGAGGCTTGCCATCAACACCATTGACAGTAACAAGATTGCCAATATCGTTAAGTGCATGACGGTTTTTCCCCTCAGCCACCACCGCCCCGGCTTTCTTCTGCTGCTTAATTGCTACTCCTCCTACAACTGCCTCACCTATTAGAAACCAACTGATATCATTATGCTAAGAAATTTGATAACGAGTCTCAAAGAATGCTAAGAAAATAAACTGATcgaccccccccccccaaaaaaaaacctaaagaACAGAAAAGATTCATGTTTTATTCAATAGAAAAGAGGAcatagattttctttttcttttattcgaGTTTTCTCATCATTTAAACACATATCAAACGTTACTACGAGGATCAAATCTCACATTGCATCGAAACAAATTGCCCAAAACAGAAAAGGAACAAATGTgtatcaaataaaaagcaGATTGAAAGTATCAACGGAAAGGATTGATGCCAAGAATCATCTATTGGGTTTTAGAAAATGGGAATTCAAAAAGAATTGGAAAGAACccacaagaaagaaaaatgaaagcaataaaatataCCTCTAGCTTGTCGTGGAACAATGGGTCTGGAAGCCATTTctgattcttcttcttcttcttcttctgtttcTTCTTTTAGATATCTCTTGCCTCTCTTTCTGAAACTTTCTTTGGATTGTGAGAAACAGGAGATGAGAATGGAGAGAATTTGGTCTCTATATGAAGCTATACGGAGCCAACGATTCACTTCCAACGGTCgaattttaatcaattctGGAGCGTTGGatctatttttaatccaaCGGTGGACTGTGCGCTGGCTATTTATAGCCGTTAAGAACAACTGCCGAGTGCGGGCTAATAAGTTACCGTtcgtgttaaaaaaatattgggcTACAAAAGTGAGGCATCAGTCGTCACGTAGGGTGTCATGGAATTTCTATCCTAATGCATGTTATATAGCGCCACGTGGAGACATTATGTTGAAacaagtatttattatttcgcCAAATTTAAGTGATCTCTTGTTTTTGTTGcgctataaataaaattagacatTAAAAAGCCCTCTACAGTCTACATTAGCTTATTATTAAACCAagaattctttcttttttttcctaatttttttaccaATTGCTTTTTTTCCATTCTAACTTATATTCATTTAGTTATTGATAATCAATTTTCATAAGCACTTTGACGTGCAATATGatatgttatgtttttattcattaaagaaaagaatttatagTTGCTTTTGGGATGCCTGCTCGGTCTTATATGTATACCTACTACCTTGATCATACTAGTGAATGTTATTCAAATTGTTTCTGctgttgttatttatttatttatttgagatAGGTAAATTATATTTCCTTACATCTATGCAttctctccccccccccccccaatatatatatatggacgactttattttttatttttttgattaataaagTCAATGTTTAAAACTAACATGTCTACAttgattctattaaatcaaaagcTTAATAACATGTtcgtataaataaaaaaaaaaaaaaaaaagagagagtgCATGcatgagaatatatatatagcttcCAATTAAGAGTTCTTCCAATAAGAGATCTCTAAtcctattaaaattttatataaactaaaaaataaaaataaaataaaaaatagactTCAATGCAGTGTATCATaccttataatatattaaaatctatGTTTTTTGGTCTTTTAACTTATCCCTAATTTAATATAGTCAGGAAGTAAAAATCCattgtgtgtatatatataagcaTTCTCAAGTGCGGTcgccctcattttttttaatatagacATGTTGTTAAGCTGTACGGTTTAATagagtcatttttttaatgcaccATAAAATGTacagtttaataatattaaaatttgactatattaaatcatatgactTAAAACCGTATGcattatgtgtgtgtgtatgtagtCGTATAGGGTTAAtggattttgattaaaaattcaactttAGTGAAGCATAAACAAGTTACCGGTCATTCGATAACCCTTTACAAGAATTGGAGCACAAGATCTATAATAACAAATTGAATTGAAGCACAAAACTCGATTACAAAAGATGCTTaggcaaaacaaaaacacTGCCTAAAACaacacaacaaaaattagtggAAACCCAATTACACATTTTTATATGTGGCTGGCAAACACACACGTACATATTGCTCACACTATCAAATCCTCCTAATTTTAGCAGTACTCACAAATATGTTGGAGCTGTGTCAGTTAGACATTTTTCTTCTATACTTGATCATCTGGTCCGGCAAGCATGATCTGTCAAATCAAAAGTTCTTTTACATCAAAACTCTAATCAGTTTGTTTGGTTAGCCGATATGCTTAAATGCTGAAGAAATTTAAGCAAAAAATCATAGCTAAAAATGATGAAGACAACAGAATGACCATGTTAAAGCTTTAAGCTGTTGCCAACAATGAATGATACTCACATTGCAATCAAGAGCATGTTTCCTGGCAATCATAATGGCAGcatttctctctttctctgaTTCAAATGTTAATACATACGAGAGCCCCTTCCTTGCTTGCCAAAACAATGACTTGGCTGCAGCATTGCTGTCACCTCTAACTCCGCACAACTATTAGTGAGGAAAAGTGTAAGTGCATTAATTGCCTGTCCGTGCAAGTACTTCATACCcactaatataaaataaagaagagtgaAATAAAGCAATATTGAATACTTAGTTCAGCTAGCAGTTAGGCAGAGGCTTCATCAATTGaagtgacaaaagaaaaggaTCAAAATGTTTCCATTATAATTAGGTGAGCTGCATTATCCTTTTTGGTCGCTAGTATTACAAAGGATACTTTCCTCCTCCAATTAGATTACTTtcattccttttctttttatataaaagTGAGGAAGAGactaaaattaacaaaaaaggAAAGTGAGGCCCTCTTCAACTATAAATGGTCAAGGAAACTTCTCCATCAAAACTCAATGTCAAAGACAGCCTGGAATAAGGTCAAAACTTCAATAACAAAATTCAATCACATGAACTATAAAGGGATTGATTGAATATCTAACGAATTCATATTTTCCAATATGCTATCCCAGACTTCATTAAATGCTAACCCAGTCAAAAAAAGTACCTGCATTGATGTGTGATATATTTCTCTAGACTTTGTAATCCATCCTCTGCAGAGCTTTATCCTCAACTTTCCCACATTGAAACAGTGGTTAGAATGCGACAAATAATCTTGTCCATTCATCTGGGAAATGACCACCTGTAAAACATCAAATGTCAAAACTTAATCAATacttaaaattacaaacattCCGTTATGAAGATGTAAGTTTCGCTAGTAGCAGTAAAATCAGACTGTTTGCACATACAATGGTCCAGCCATAAGACCATATTAGGCTTCCCAATTTCAAGAAGTTAACTAGCAAAAGAACTAATCATTAATTAAGAACCATTTCACTACGTAGAAAATTCCCCcacagaaataaaaaaatctgatGACATAAACAAAGAGGCCATCATTTTAGAATAATCAATATTTCCCTGTTCTGTCTTTTTCCATGCAATAGAAACAAAcccaaaatgaagaaactcaATAGCTTGTTTCGCATTTGCTTAGAGACTATTTGCTCAATCAATGGAGCCAAATTCCTTCCATACAAGAAATTCAATAGGTTGTTTGACATAGGTATTCTACTTTTacacttttctcttttattaagaaaaaattctttaatttggaCACAAGATTTCTCAATGTTGCTGCAAGATTACACCAACAAGTAAATGACAGTGAAGTAGACAGAAATGACTAAGTTAACATACGTTGAATTCACTACTAGATTTTCGCAATAGTGTCTCTACATAGCTTCCCAATCCTGCAGCTGTaaacaataattgaattagCCTTTCTGTTCCACTTCTATTCGCATCAATTTAGAATTTCTATGCATAAAACTATATCGGAGGACAAGAATCAATGACAACTTCAAAAGAAATCATATCAAACATTAATGATCAAAACCAACCAGATTCGATAGGACCAACAGAGGTTACAGTGATTTTTTGGCCATTTGAAAGAATGTCAGCCTGCAAAACTCGTCCAACATCAAGAGGTTCTGGAGCATACGCTAGCTTACTGGCACCTGAAGAAGTTgcaattaaatgaataaagattacaataaaaaagaacaaatccAAAGACTGAAGgcataaaattaacttttccaGTGCTCATTTCATTGACAAATGTAAAGAATGCAGATAAGAAACAATTTACAACGTGGAACAGACGCTAAAATAATACCACATATGTGATCCCTTTCTTTCTCTCCAACAAAGGAGATCATGAAGTCTACAAAAGCATTAAAGGAAATGCAAAGCAGAAACCAACTATCCCCAAATCCTCATCAGCTGAGTGACTCTCTCCAGTACAGCAAACAAATAAAGCAATGAAACAACCCATAGGATTATATGCCAACAATCCCTTAAATACGAAAAACGGTAGAAGTTAGCAAAAGATCTTTACACAAAATGTAACAGAGGTTATTTGTGATTGGCTTATGCAACTAATGGtcaacaattttcatttttattacacTAATCTCAGTTAAGCCTCTTCCAGAAGGCATATCAAGCACCATTAAATCAACAATACTTTATGTGCTAATATGCCACACCCATCATTATATTCCGTGAACTAAATCAACTACATCGTCTGGCTTGAGCACATATATAAAGTCATGTACAAGTTTTAAAATACTGATGAAACAAGTACCTGAGATGATTTCCTTCTGGCTGCCATCAAGTGATACACGATACCATTGAATTGAACATTTTGAAAGTGATGGAGCAGTGTCTGAGCGAGGACGGATTCGCAGATGTGAACCCAGGGCTTCAGAACCATCAAAGACATACAAGCAAGATTTATTCTCCTCAGCCCTCTTATTCATTGCCAGCTGAAAAGAATTGTGGTGTAAGATAGCGCAGTAAAATTGTTAAACTCCAACTCTACAGCCTTTTCTTATGTATAAGCAATTTTATGGCacaattatttacttttataaagAACAATATTTATTGGAGTTGCATAAGTTTAACAAAATGCTCAAAGGACCTCTTTTTGAATCTTAAGCGATAAAACAGATTTCTCTCGAATCTGAGTTCTTAGTGCATGAAGCTCATGTTCCATGTCCATCACCTgcaaaaataatgcaatatctAATAATCAAACTGAATGCTTTAACATACAACTAAATACAGAATAACAAATGGCTTAATTGAAAATCTCTGTAATGCAGCAACTAAATTATGTCCAATTCACATCATAACGAtaagatataaataaattaaaaaaatggcatCACCTTGGAAAACAGTCACTCC
It contains:
- the LOC102607368 gene encoding stomatal closure-related actin-binding protein 3-like isoform X1, which produces MTKISPEIEEDVQAESLLSVSADVSFSSNCFPKYKLGPDNQIVEESKEDSKGLSLKEVVEKETVQLSEQHKRLSVRDLASKFDKNLTAAAKLADEAKLRDVASLEGHVLLKKLRDALEALRGRMAGRTKEDVEKAISLVEALAVKLTQNEGELIQEKFEVKKLANFLKQASEDAKKLVNQEKSFACAEIESARAVVQRFGEALEEEEKNSPKSKTQDVERLVDEIQEARRIKRLHQPSKVMDMEHELHALRTQIREKSVLSLKIQKELAMNKRAEENKSCLYVFDGSEALGSHLRIRPRSDTAPSLSKCSIQWYRVSLDGSQKEIISGASKLAYAPEPLDVGRVLQADILSNGQKITVTSVGPIESAAGLGSYVETLLRKSSSEFNVVISQMNGQDYLSHSNHCFNVGKLRIKLCRGWITKSREIYHTSMQLCGVRGDSNAAAKSLFWQARKGLSYVLTFESEKERNAAIMIARKHALDCNIMLAGPDDQV
- the LOC102607074 gene encoding G2/mitotic-specific cyclin S13-7, translated to MASRPIVPRQARGEAVVGGVAIKQQKKAGAVVAEGKNRHALNDIGNLVTVNGVDGKPQPQISRPITRSFCAQLLANAQAAAENNKKQACVNMNKSTVLLDGIGVGKKAVPAKPVQKKVTVKPKAQAQAQPQPQPRPQAQAQQPQPQEVIELSPDTEKEKVAANKKKKEGEVSAKKKSQTLTSVLTARSKAACGLAQKPKEQIVDIDAKDANNDLAGIEYVEDIYKFYKLVENESRPCSYIHTQTEISERMRAILVDWLIDVHQEFELSQETLYLTINIIDRFLSVKVVSRRELQLVGMGAMLIASKYEEIWAPEVNDLVRIADNAYSHPEVLAMEKTILGKLEWTLTVPTYYVFLVRFIKASIPDQDMENTVYFLAELGMMHYDTLMFSPSMVAASAVYAARCTLNRSPAWTDTLRFHTGFSETQLMDCARLLVYFHSKASESRLQVVHKKYSRTQRGSVSLLPPAKSLLSGDRSAGGPMKNTA
- the LOC102607368 gene encoding stomatal closure-related actin-binding protein 3-like isoform X2; its protein translation is MTKISPEIEEDVQAESLLSVSADVSFSSNCFPKYKLGPDNQIVEESKEDSKGLSLKEVVEKETVQLSEQHKRLSVRDLASKFDKNLTAAAKLADEAKLRDVASLEGHVLLKKLRDALEALRGRMAGRTKEDVEKAISLVEALAVKLTQNEGELIQEKFEVKKLANFLKQASEDAKKLVNQEKSFACAEIESARAVVQRFGEALEEEEKNSPKSKTQDVERLVDEIQEARRIKRLHQPSKVMDMEHELHALRTQIREKSVLSLKIQKELAMNKRAEENKSCLYVFDGSEALGSHLRIRPRSDTAPSLSKCSIQWYRVSLDGSQKEIISGASKLAYAPEPLDVGRVLQADILSNGQKITVTSVGPIESAAGLGSYVETLLRKSSSEFNVVISQMNGQDYLSHSNHCFNVGKLRIKLCRGWITKSREIYHTSMQLCGVRGDSNAAAKSLFWQARKGLSYVLTFESEKERNAAIMIARKHALDCNNF